Proteins co-encoded in one Methylobacterium sp. WL1 genomic window:
- a CDS encoding GNAT family N-acetyltransferase, translating into MGNRYGLEIRAAAGSDAPGLAELLGAAGVAVGAADLTVRLDALQGGGGTALVAVEWGPPSGLIALSPVRTLEAPRATGLITTLIVGAESRRRGIGRVLLKAAGRAARQAGCDRLVLSVGPGQDDLRAFCEAAGFAADGHSLARPLLKRGSGET; encoded by the coding sequence TTGGGCAATCGCTACGGGTTGGAGATCCGCGCCGCCGCAGGGTCCGACGCTCCGGGTCTCGCCGAACTCCTGGGTGCGGCCGGTGTCGCGGTCGGCGCGGCGGATCTGACGGTCCGGCTCGACGCGCTCCAGGGCGGCGGCGGCACGGCCCTGGTGGCGGTGGAATGGGGCCCGCCGAGCGGCCTGATCGCGCTCAGTCCCGTCCGCACCCTGGAGGCGCCCAGGGCGACGGGCCTGATCACCACCCTGATCGTCGGGGCGGAGTCCCGGCGCCGGGGCATCGGCCGAGTGCTCCTGAAAGCGGCCGGGCGGGCGGCGCGCCAGGCTGGCTGCGACCGGCTGGTCCTGAGCGTCGGGCCCGGCCAGGACGACCTGCGCGCCTTCTGCGAGGCCGCCGGGTTCGCCGCCGACGGGCACAGCCTCGCGCGGCCCTTGCTGAAGCGCGGATCCGGCGAGACTTGA
- a CDS encoding DUF2336 domain-containing protein, with the protein MPPSVDAPPDLSGLLELARIENLDLKPVILRVQTDLFVRAPGRDRAEVEIFESLACGLIPTVDDETAEVVARKLAPFPETPPTVLEALALRGGAVRDTVVTLAPVLSHSLIEAALADGSDIAARIATRVGLSREAVDGLSREDRLEIDVALAANVGITLRGAALARLVSRGRGVADLAHRLLARPDVSAADLVPLYLHADPIRREVIGRTVEATAALRPARRRRAAWAETLTGLSAAQDVPRFIAALADSLGIAHDFLAVVTDPGARYDLLTLGLRAAGLHEEEAVFIFLTLNQGVARSAERVSGLVRLFRTVSRPASRDLIAAILDTPLAERGRSEAHQPLHGPEATLRQGPERAGAQRPPLPMRAFRATGGEAG; encoded by the coding sequence ATGCCCCCATCCGTCGACGCTCCGCCGGACCTGTCCGGGCTCCTCGAATTGGCACGGATCGAGAATCTCGATCTCAAGCCGGTGATCCTCCGCGTGCAGACCGACTTGTTCGTTCGGGCACCCGGACGGGACCGGGCCGAGGTCGAGATTTTCGAATCCCTCGCCTGCGGCCTGATCCCTACGGTGGACGACGAGACCGCCGAGGTCGTGGCCCGCAAGCTCGCCCCCTTCCCTGAGACGCCACCCACCGTCCTGGAGGCGCTCGCCCTCCGCGGCGGCGCCGTCCGCGACACGGTGGTGACGCTCGCCCCGGTCCTGAGCCACAGCCTGATCGAGGCCGCCCTCGCCGACGGATCCGACATCGCCGCCCGCATCGCCACCCGGGTTGGGCTGAGCCGCGAGGCGGTCGACGGACTGTCCCGCGAGGACCGCCTCGAGATCGACGTGGCGCTCGCCGCCAATGTCGGCATCACCCTGCGCGGTGCGGCGCTCGCCCGCCTCGTGAGCCGCGGCCGCGGCGTCGCCGACCTCGCGCACCGGCTCCTGGCCCGGCCGGATGTCTCGGCCGCCGACCTCGTGCCGCTCTACCTGCACGCCGATCCGATTCGCCGCGAGGTGATCGGCCGGACCGTCGAGGCGACCGCCGCCCTGCGCCCTGCCCGCCGCCGCCGCGCGGCCTGGGCGGAGACCCTGACCGGCCTCTCGGCGGCCCAGGACGTCCCGCGCTTCATCGCGGCCCTGGCCGACAGCCTCGGAATTGCCCACGACTTCCTCGCCGTCGTCACCGATCCCGGGGCACGCTACGACTTGCTGACGCTCGGGTTGCGCGCCGCCGGCCTGCACGAGGAGGAGGCGGTCTTCATCTTCCTCACCCTCAACCAGGGCGTCGCGCGCTCGGCCGAGCGTGTCTCTGGCCTGGTGCGCCTGTTCCGGACCGTGAGCCGGCCGGCCTCCCGCGACCTGATCGCGGCGATCCTCGATACGCCGCTGGCCGAGCGCGGACGCAGTGAAGCCCACCAGCCGCTGCACGGCCCGGAGGCAACGCTGCGCCAGGGCCCCGAGCGCGCCGGGGCACAGCGCCCGCCCCTGCCGATGCGCGCCTTCCGGGCGACCGGCGGCGAGGCCGGCTGA
- a CDS encoding peptidoglycan-binding domain-containing protein, whose product MSGYREITVPGEARSARRPVQRRAAPSDWRGVLVGAMKATGASCRNSPGTVVSSLVAVGAAGFICFNALGHQSGRHPAPILPKVAAQKAPPPREAAAAPKEAIRDVVKESVQPERAAAKQVVRDPIAELIRSDETTASVTPRAVPTRSAAKPAPKETAKEAPKTAKSEKDADPVLRAQKALSKLGYPVKPDGAMGPGTRAAIEKFERGAKLPVTGEAAGRTLRALLSHAGQG is encoded by the coding sequence ATGTCAGGCTACCGCGAGATCACCGTCCCGGGCGAGGCACGCTCCGCCCGCCGTCCCGTCCAGCGGCGCGCCGCCCCGAGCGACTGGCGCGGCGTGCTGGTGGGGGCCATGAAGGCCACGGGCGCCTCGTGCCGGAACAGCCCCGGCACGGTGGTCAGCAGCCTCGTGGCCGTGGGGGCGGCCGGCTTCATCTGCTTCAACGCCCTCGGCCATCAATCCGGCCGCCATCCGGCGCCGATCCTGCCCAAGGTCGCGGCCCAGAAGGCCCCTCCCCCGCGCGAGGCGGCGGCGGCCCCGAAGGAGGCGATCCGGGATGTCGTCAAGGAGTCGGTGCAACCCGAGCGCGCCGCGGCCAAGCAGGTCGTCCGCGATCCGATCGCCGAGCTGATCCGCTCCGACGAGACGACCGCCTCGGTGACGCCCAGGGCCGTCCCGACCCGGTCTGCCGCGAAGCCGGCACCGAAGGAGACCGCCAAAGAGGCCCCGAAGACGGCCAAATCCGAAAAGGACGCCGATCCGGTGTTGCGCGCGCAGAAGGCGCTGTCGAAGCTCGGCTATCCGGTCAAGCCGGACGGTGCGATGGGGCCGGGCACCCGGGCGGCGATCGAAAAGTTCGAGCGCGGCGCCAAGCTGCCGGTGACCGGCGAGGCCGCGGGCCGGACCCTGCGCGCATTGCTGTCCCACGCCGGACAGGGTTGA
- a CDS encoding DUF1491 family protein encodes MRLRSDFWVSAHLRRLGIEGIPAVQRRGGSPEAGAIFVKVDRLDGTADLYGPAPQALFEAEDSGDRRFTALVTGGTPLDVEERLTKEIRFDSDLWIVEIDDRQGRHFLELAE; translated from the coding sequence ATGCGCCTGCGCTCCGATTTCTGGGTCTCGGCCCACCTGCGCCGCCTCGGCATCGAGGGCATCCCGGCGGTCCAGCGGCGGGGCGGCTCTCCGGAGGCCGGCGCGATCTTCGTCAAGGTCGACCGCCTCGACGGCACCGCCGACCTCTACGGCCCTGCCCCCCAGGCCCTGTTCGAGGCTGAGGACAGCGGCGACCGCCGCTTCACCGCGCTCGTCACGGGCGGCACGCCGCTCGACGTCGAGGAGCGGCTGACCAAGGAGATCCGGTTCGATTCCGATCTCTGGATCGTCGAGATCGACGATCGACAGGGACGGCATTTTTTGGAATTGGCGGAGTAG
- the dgcA gene encoding N-acetyl-D-Glu racemase DgcA, which yields MARRLTLSVERFPIAGAFTISRGSRTEIAVVVATITDANGIGRGECVPYPRYGESVESVVALIEGQAEAIAAGIGRDELTARMKAGAARNALDSALFDLEAKLQGRRAWEIAGLPAPQPAVTAYTLSLGTPESMGEAARTASHRPLLKVKLGGVDDPERIAAVRAGAPQARLIVDANEAWRPETVEANLAACLAAGVALIEQPLPADADALLAEIPHPVPVCADESLHDRAGLDRLAGRYDAINIKLDKTGGLTEAVLLAREARARGLSVMVGCMLGTSLGMAPATLLASQADFVDLDGPLLLARDRAPPLHYDGSIVHPPEPELWG from the coding sequence ATGGCCCGCCGCCTGACCCTCTCCGTCGAGCGCTTCCCGATCGCCGGCGCGTTCACGATCTCCCGGGGCAGCCGCACCGAGATCGCCGTGGTGGTGGCGACCATCACGGACGCGAACGGGATCGGGCGCGGCGAGTGCGTGCCTTATCCGCGCTACGGCGAGAGCGTCGAGAGCGTCGTCGCGCTGATCGAGGGGCAGGCGGAGGCGATCGCCGCCGGGATCGGCCGAGACGAGCTGACCGCACGGATGAAGGCGGGGGCGGCGCGCAACGCCCTCGACTCGGCCCTGTTCGACCTGGAGGCCAAGCTCCAGGGCCGCCGGGCCTGGGAGATCGCCGGGCTGCCGGCGCCGCAGCCGGCCGTCACCGCCTACACGCTAAGCCTCGGCACGCCCGAGAGCATGGGCGAGGCCGCCCGCACGGCGTCCCACCGGCCGCTGCTCAAGGTGAAGCTCGGCGGCGTCGACGACCCCGAGCGCATTGCAGCGGTGCGGGCGGGCGCCCCGCAAGCCCGGCTGATCGTCGACGCCAACGAGGCGTGGCGCCCGGAGACCGTCGAGGCCAACCTCGCGGCCTGCCTGGCGGCGGGCGTCGCGCTGATCGAGCAGCCCCTGCCGGCCGACGCCGACGCGCTGCTCGCCGAGATCCCGCACCCGGTCCCGGTCTGCGCCGACGAGAGCCTGCACGACCGCGCCGGCCTCGACAGGCTGGCCGGCCGCTACGACGCGATCAACATCAAGCTCGACAAGACCGGCGGCCTGACCGAGGCGGTACTGCTCGCCCGCGAGGCCCGGGCCCGGGGCTTGTCCGTGATGGTCGGCTGCATGCTCGGCACCTCGCTCGGCATGGCGCCCGCCACGCTGCTGGCGTCCCAGGCCGACTTCGTCGACCTCGACGGCCCCCTGCTGCTCGCCCGCGACCGCGCCCCGCCGCTGCACTACGACGGCAGCATCGTGCATCCGCCGGAGCCGGAATTGTGGGGGTAG
- the dgcN gene encoding N-acetyltransferase DgcN, producing MQIATPYLMFLGDVPDTLAAKTAYGIKDWRPEWCVGQMRLPGCAADLGIPDMTLPEALAKGCRTLVIGVVNAGGTLPDHWIKEIVAAIEAGLDVASGLHVKLGAVPAIAEAAARRGRQLHDVRHTDERFPTGKGTKRAGRRLLTVGTDCSVGKKYTVLALERGMRERGLDADFCATGQTGVFISGRGVAIDAVVADFISGAVETISPEAAPNHWDLLEGQGSLFHPSFAGVSLGLLHGAQADAFVVCHEPTRTTMRGVKHPLPTLQQVIDLTVQLGSLTNPAIRPVGIAVNTQALSEGEAKALLDKLAAEHGLPATDPVRFGVAGLVDRIVADFPEV from the coding sequence ATGCAGATCGCCACGCCCTATCTGATGTTCCTGGGTGACGTGCCCGACACGCTGGCGGCCAAGACCGCCTACGGCATCAAGGATTGGCGCCCGGAATGGTGCGTCGGCCAGATGCGTCTCCCCGGCTGCGCGGCCGATCTGGGGATCCCCGACATGACCCTGCCGGAGGCCCTGGCCAAGGGCTGCCGGACCCTGGTGATCGGCGTGGTCAACGCCGGCGGCACGCTGCCGGACCATTGGATCAAAGAGATCGTGGCGGCGATCGAGGCCGGTCTCGACGTGGCGAGCGGCCTGCATGTCAAGCTCGGTGCGGTCCCGGCGATCGCGGAGGCCGCCGCCCGGCGCGGCCGCCAGCTCCACGACGTCCGCCACACCGATGAGCGCTTCCCCACCGGCAAGGGCACCAAGCGCGCGGGCCGGCGCCTGCTCACCGTCGGCACCGACTGCTCGGTCGGCAAGAAGTACACCGTGCTGGCCTTGGAGCGCGGCATGCGCGAGCGCGGCCTCGACGCGGATTTCTGCGCCACCGGACAGACCGGCGTGTTTATCTCCGGCCGGGGCGTCGCCATCGACGCGGTGGTGGCTGACTTCATCTCCGGTGCGGTCGAGACGATCTCGCCGGAGGCCGCCCCGAATCACTGGGACCTGCTGGAAGGGCAGGGTTCGCTGTTCCACCCGTCCTTCGCGGGGGTCAGCCTGGGCCTCCTGCACGGTGCGCAGGCCGACGCCTTCGTGGTCTGCCATGAGCCGACCCGCACCACGATGCGGGGCGTGAAACACCCGTTGCCGACCCTCCAGCAGGTGATCGACCTCACCGTGCAGCTCGGCAGCCTGACCAACCCGGCGATCCGCCCGGTGGGCATTGCCGTGAACACGCAGGCGCTCAGCGAGGGCGAGGCCAAGGCGCTTCTCGACAAACTCGCCGCCGAGCACGGCCTGCCCGCCACCGACCCGGTGCGCTTCGGCGTCGCCGGGCTGGTCGACCGGATCGTCGCCGACTTCCCGGAGGTCTGA
- a CDS encoding PAS domain-containing protein produces MIFMTDATGALTYVSSEWHGLTGQASRDAVGQGWFERLHSEDGAVLRAVIKEAAEAQAEFTVQFRLSSEGGASIWAMAGAVPSYGPPGRTFLGFLGSITEITPGSEALQAQGGLGRFVPPPPSPSTAPVSTLDLVADHLLIAHGLIEEDGGKAALAPLQEALFRVAQEIARLMAVSPDASGVGDGETVH; encoded by the coding sequence ATGATCTTCATGACCGACGCTACAGGCGCCCTGACGTATGTCAGCTCCGAATGGCATGGCCTTACCGGGCAGGCCAGCCGCGACGCCGTCGGGCAGGGCTGGTTCGAGCGGCTCCACAGCGAGGACGGCGCAGTGCTGCGGGCGGTCATCAAGGAGGCCGCGGAGGCGCAGGCCGAGTTCACCGTCCAGTTCCGCCTGTCCAGCGAGGGCGGCGCGTCGATCTGGGCGATGGCCGGGGCGGTGCCTTCCTACGGGCCGCCCGGTCGAACCTTTCTGGGATTCCTGGGCTCGATCACCGAGATCACCCCCGGCAGCGAGGCCCTGCAGGCGCAGGGCGGCCTCGGGCGCTTCGTCCCGCCGCCGCCGAGTCCCTCCACGGCTCCGGTCTCGACCCTCGATCTCGTAGCCGACCATCTGCTGATCGCGCACGGCCTGATCGAAGAGGATGGCGGCAAGGCCGCGCTGGCGCCCCTGCAGGAGGCCCTGTTCCGGGTCGCGCAGGAGATCGCGCGGCTGATGGCGGTCTCGCCCGACGCATCCGGCGTCGGGGACGGCGAAACGGTTCACTGA
- a CDS encoding N-acetyltransferase — MIEIRAEHLHDVPARERLLDACFAGNRRARTSERLREGRRPARGLAFAATRAGRLVGTLRLWHVEAGLARPALLLGPLAVDPAIQGQGLGSVMMQAALGRAESLGHGAVLLVGDAPYYARFGFDQALTEGLTLPGPFERARFLGLELRKGGLAGAAGMVRPTGVLAPVEPVADEAVVARRRAA, encoded by the coding sequence ATGATCGAGATCCGCGCGGAGCACCTGCACGACGTCCCGGCGCGCGAGCGCCTGCTGGACGCCTGTTTTGCCGGCAATCGACGCGCCCGGACCTCGGAGCGCCTGCGCGAGGGACGGCGTCCCGCCCGCGGCCTCGCCTTCGCGGCGACCCGGGCCGGCCGCCTCGTCGGCACCCTGCGGTTGTGGCACGTCGAGGCCGGCCTCGCCCGCCCGGCGCTGCTGCTGGGGCCGCTCGCGGTCGATCCGGCGATCCAGGGCCAGGGGCTCGGCTCGGTGATGATGCAGGCCGCCCTCGGGCGGGCGGAATCGCTGGGTCACGGCGCGGTGCTGCTCGTCGGCGACGCGCCCTACTACGCGCGCTTCGGCTTCGACCAGGCGCTTACCGAAGGGCTGACCCTGCCGGGTCCGTTCGAGCGCGCGCGCTTCCTCGGACTGGAACTCCGCAAGGGGGGGCTCGCGGGCGCCGCGGGCATGGTCCGGCCGACGGGCGTCCTCGCCCCGGTCGAGCCCGTGGCGGACGAGGCGGTGGTTGCGCGACGACGCGCCGCCTGA
- a CDS encoding type III PLP-dependent enzyme: protein MTDRIRDFLRVRRDLGQDEGPVMVLDLDVVRDNYTAFARSLPDTRVFYAVKANPAPEVLRLLAEMGSCFDTASVAEMEMALAAGATPDRISFGNTIKKERCIGRALKLGIRLFAVDCQAEVDKIARAAESVEVAASDVRVFCRILCDGAGADWPLSRKFGCVPEMATDVLEHAHRHGLEAYGISFHVGSQQGNTEAWDGALGSAAAIFRECAERGIGLSMVNLGGGFPTKYLKAVPGVESYGEAIFRGLTKHFGNQIPETIIEPGRGMVGNAGLIEAEVVLVSKKSADPDEVRWVYLDIGKFGGLAETMDESIRYPIRTTRDGDRTEPCVIAGPTCDSVDVLYERQLYPLPVSLSIGDKVLIEGTGAYTTTYAAVAFNGFPPLQQIVI from the coding sequence ATGACCGATCGCATCCGTGATTTCCTGCGCGTGCGCCGTGACCTCGGTCAGGACGAGGGACCCGTGATGGTCCTCGACCTCGATGTCGTGCGCGACAACTACACCGCCTTCGCGCGCTCCCTGCCGGACACCCGCGTGTTCTACGCCGTGAAGGCCAATCCGGCCCCCGAGGTGCTGCGCCTGCTCGCCGAGATGGGCTCCTGCTTCGACACCGCCTCGGTGGCCGAGATGGAGATGGCGCTGGCCGCCGGCGCCACCCCGGACCGGATCTCCTTCGGCAACACCATCAAGAAGGAGCGCTGCATCGGCCGTGCGCTCAAGCTCGGCATCCGCCTGTTCGCGGTGGATTGCCAGGCCGAGGTCGACAAGATCGCCCGGGCCGCCGAGTCCGTGGAGGTCGCGGCCTCCGACGTGCGCGTGTTCTGCCGCATCCTGTGCGACGGCGCCGGCGCCGACTGGCCGCTGTCGCGCAAGTTCGGCTGCGTGCCCGAGATGGCGACCGACGTGCTCGAGCACGCCCACCGGCACGGTCTGGAGGCCTACGGCATCTCGTTCCACGTCGGCTCGCAGCAGGGCAACACCGAGGCCTGGGACGGCGCGCTGGGCTCCGCGGCGGCGATCTTCCGCGAATGCGCCGAGCGCGGCATCGGCCTGTCGATGGTCAACCTCGGCGGCGGTTTCCCGACCAAGTACCTCAAGGCGGTGCCGGGCGTGGAGAGCTACGGCGAGGCGATCTTCCGCGGCCTCACCAAGCATTTCGGCAACCAGATCCCGGAGACGATCATCGAGCCAGGCCGCGGCATGGTCGGCAATGCCGGCCTGATCGAGGCGGAAGTCGTGCTGGTGTCGAAGAAGTCCGCCGATCCCGACGAGGTGCGCTGGGTCTATCTCGACATCGGCAAGTTCGGCGGGCTCGCCGAGACCATGGACGAGTCGATCCGCTACCCGATCCGCACCACCCGGGACGGGGACCGGACCGAGCCGTGTGTCATCGCCGGCCCGACCTGCGATTCGGTGGACGTGCTCTACGAGCGGCAGCTCTACCCGCTGCCGGTCTCGCTCTCGATCGGCGACAAGGTCCTGATCGAGGGTACCGGCGCCTACACCACGACCTACGCGGCGGTGGCCTTCAACGGCTTCCCGCCCCTCCAGCAGATCGTCATCTGA
- a CDS encoding N-acetyltransferase: MNARDPSGDGLPEPEIRTAGLADLDALVALEHAAFATDRAERRAIRHAILSPSMDVLAALIAGPEGDGDPVLVGAAVLERRRGSRIARLASIAVAPNRGGLGLGGKLLDAAEAQARTHGCDRLRLEVRADNGAGIRLYQRRGYTRFAVQPAYYEDGMEAWRYERGL; the protein is encoded by the coding sequence ATGAACGCGCGCGATCCTAGCGGAGACGGGCTCCCGGAGCCGGAGATCCGCACGGCCGGGCTCGCCGACCTCGACGCCCTCGTCGCCCTGGAACACGCCGCCTTCGCCACCGACCGGGCCGAGCGCCGGGCGATCCGCCACGCGATCCTGTCCCCGAGCATGGACGTCCTGGCGGCGCTGATCGCGGGGCCGGAGGGGGATGGGGATCCGGTCCTGGTCGGCGCGGCGGTGCTGGAGCGGCGACGCGGGAGCCGGATCGCCCGCCTCGCCTCGATCGCGGTGGCGCCCAACCGCGGCGGCCTCGGGCTCGGCGGCAAACTCCTCGACGCCGCGGAGGCCCAGGCCCGCACCCATGGCTGCGACCGCCTGCGCCTCGAGGTCCGCGCGGACAACGGCGCCGGCATCCGTCTGTACCAGCGCCGGGGCTACACCCGCTTCGCCGTGCAGCCCGCCTATTACGAGGACGGGATGGAGGCCTGGCGCTACGAGCGCGGGCTGTAG
- a CDS encoding methyl-accepting chemotaxis protein yields MTVLIALSIASISGLMLTEMRGELRDRAQLALDSNLRLLRQTLIDEGGAGAAFAITAGQLVIGRHAIAADDPAVDRVRDILGGTATVFLGDTRIATNVIAPDGRRAIGTHLAAGAARDTVLRDGRGFRGEVDILGTAYLTRYEPIQDAGGQTIGILYVGVKKADFLATLDALLQHAVLVGVAITLVSVALLWGVLNRAMVPLRRLTHVLIDLGRGDLDRDIPATQRRDEVGAMARAVQILRMDAQARQRLEREAEMAAVEKARALDQLEDTLSGFQGAMQDVVTTVARNTREMGDMAEALTAISTQTAREADSASTISTDTAAHVSAVSAATQELSGSIQEIAQQIDRMSQTIRQGSVTAGETAGQVRDLAATGERIGLVVASVQAIAEQTNLLALNATIEAARAGEAGKGFAVVAAEVKTLAAQTAKATQDIVAHVAEIQDGTRRAVVANDQVSDVMAVILDSAASVALAIGQQDAATHEIARNVRKAVDGASQLSGSISGVRSVAGETAGAAGGALEVARAMRSQSVQIDSQVRAFLLALRQGPMDRSQRTGLNSSGPELDASRAVA; encoded by the coding sequence GTGACCGTGCTGATCGCATTGTCGATCGCAAGCATTTCCGGCCTGATGCTGACGGAGATGCGTGGCGAACTTCGGGATCGCGCCCAGCTGGCACTCGACAGCAATCTTCGCCTGCTTCGCCAAACCCTCATCGACGAGGGCGGGGCGGGGGCGGCCTTCGCGATCACGGCCGGACAGCTGGTGATCGGGCGGCACGCGATTGCCGCCGACGATCCAGCGGTCGATCGTGTCCGCGACATTCTCGGAGGGACCGCCACCGTGTTCCTCGGCGATACGCGGATCGCCACCAATGTGATAGCGCCGGACGGCCGGCGCGCGATCGGAACGCATCTCGCCGCCGGGGCCGCCCGTGACACGGTCCTGCGTGACGGCCGGGGCTTTCGCGGCGAGGTGGATATTCTCGGCACAGCCTATCTCACCCGGTACGAGCCCATTCAGGACGCCGGCGGCCAGACGATCGGCATCCTCTACGTCGGCGTGAAGAAGGCGGACTTCCTGGCGACCCTGGATGCGTTGTTGCAGCACGCCGTGCTCGTCGGTGTCGCGATCACCCTGGTCAGCGTCGCCCTTCTTTGGGGCGTCCTGAACCGTGCGATGGTGCCGCTCAGAAGACTGACCCATGTCCTCATCGATCTCGGCCGTGGGGATCTCGACCGCGACATCCCCGCCACCCAGCGTCGGGACGAAGTCGGCGCCATGGCGCGCGCCGTGCAGATCCTGCGGATGGACGCTCAGGCGCGCCAGCGTCTCGAACGGGAGGCCGAGATGGCCGCTGTCGAGAAAGCCAGAGCCCTGGATCAGCTCGAGGACACGCTCAGCGGCTTCCAGGGTGCCATGCAGGATGTGGTCACGACCGTTGCCCGCAACACCCGCGAGATGGGCGACATGGCGGAGGCGCTGACGGCGATTTCGACACAGACGGCCCGCGAGGCGGATAGCGCGTCGACGATCTCGACCGACACCGCCGCGCATGTCTCGGCCGTATCCGCCGCCACACAGGAATTGTCGGGGTCGATCCAGGAGATCGCGCAGCAGATCGACCGGATGTCGCAAACGATCCGTCAGGGGAGCGTCACCGCCGGAGAAACGGCCGGGCAAGTGCGGGACCTTGCCGCGACGGGCGAGCGTATCGGACTGGTCGTGGCCTCGGTGCAGGCGATCGCCGAACAGACGAACCTGCTCGCGCTCAACGCCACCATCGAGGCGGCCCGCGCCGGCGAGGCGGGGAAGGGGTTCGCCGTGGTGGCTGCCGAGGTGAAGACGCTCGCGGCCCAGACGGCGAAGGCCACGCAGGACATCGTCGCGCACGTCGCCGAGATCCAAGACGGTACGCGCCGTGCGGTGGTCGCCAACGATCAGGTCTCAGATGTCATGGCCGTCATCTTGGACTCGGCCGCCAGCGTGGCTTTGGCGATTGGGCAACAGGATGCCGCGACACATGAGATCGCCCGCAACGTCCGGAAGGCCGTGGACGGGGCAAGCCAGCTCTCCGGAAGCATCTCGGGCGTTCGCTCGGTCGCCGGCGAAACCGCGGGCGCGGCCGGCGGCGCCCTCGAGGTCGCGCGCGCGATGCGGTCGCAATCGGTACAGATCGATTCTCAGGTCCGCGCCTTCTTGCTGGCGCTGCGGCAGGGGCCGATGGATCGTAGCCAGCGGACGGGCTTGAATAGCTCCGGCCCCGAGCTGGACGCATCGCGCGCCGTCGCTTGA
- a CDS encoding polysaccharide biosynthesis C-terminal domain-containing protein: MAVIAAFVINAGLNFVLGLLIAQLLGPADFGRFALATTGAIVLNTVLFEWLRLSATRFYSGRVRVDEPWIRHGLDRAYLRIGLVLLCAAALCGAFGFGGGASGREAVLCGTALAALGIGVFDYHAALARARFDGKLYLGLVAVKNVLAFILMAAAAWWLPQPAWVLAAAGLSQFVAVVLLRHPLRDPRSAFERPRLTATWRVFARYGLPLIAANTAYQCLAFVNRGAIAGHAGFAEAGYFALAADVTSRSLMTLGTALDLLLFQFAVQAEEQHGRAAAEAQVAENAGTVFALLAPCAVGFWAVLPALQGLVVPDAYRGPFESYSVALMPGLFCLAMMFYALNPVFQIRRRTFPVIAAALVGLAVNGAGLLLLPDRMGGMGVALAQTLGLAAAALWLGWRALTGPERIVLPWGQIGAATLACGAMGLALAPFRHLPPAAALAVLVPAGAVLYGALVWIFDIAGLRRQVASRLRPDRTIAAE, translated from the coding sequence ATGGCCGTGATCGCCGCCTTCGTGATCAATGCGGGGCTCAACTTCGTCCTCGGGCTGCTGATCGCACAGCTGCTCGGGCCCGCCGATTTCGGTCGGTTCGCGCTGGCGACCACCGGGGCGATCGTGCTCAACACGGTGCTGTTCGAGTGGCTGCGCCTGTCGGCGACGCGGTTCTACTCGGGGCGCGTGCGGGTGGACGAGCCCTGGATCCGCCATGGGCTCGACCGGGCCTACCTGCGCATCGGCCTGGTGCTGCTCTGCGCCGCCGCCCTGTGCGGGGCGTTCGGCTTCGGCGGCGGCGCGAGCGGGCGGGAGGCGGTCCTGTGCGGCACCGCCCTGGCCGCGCTCGGCATCGGGGTGTTCGACTACCACGCGGCCCTGGCGCGGGCGCGGTTCGACGGGAAGCTCTATCTCGGTCTCGTGGCGGTCAAGAACGTCTTGGCCTTCATCCTGATGGCGGCGGCCGCCTGGTGGCTGCCACAACCGGCCTGGGTGCTGGCGGCGGCGGGGCTCAGCCAGTTCGTCGCCGTGGTCCTGCTGCGCCACCCGCTGCGCGACCCGCGGAGTGCGTTCGAGCGGCCGCGCCTGACCGCGACCTGGCGGGTCTTCGCCCGCTACGGCCTGCCGCTGATCGCCGCCAACACCGCCTACCAATGCCTCGCCTTCGTGAACCGAGGCGCGATCGCCGGCCATGCGGGCTTCGCCGAGGCCGGCTACTTCGCGCTCGCCGCCGACGTGACCTCCCGCTCGCTGATGACGCTGGGCACCGCGCTGGACTTGCTGCTGTTCCAGTTCGCCGTGCAGGCCGAGGAGCAGCACGGCCGCGCGGCGGCCGAGGCGCAGGTGGCCGAGAATGCCGGCACCGTGTTCGCCCTGCTGGCACCCTGCGCGGTCGGCTTCTGGGCGGTGCTGCCGGCGCTCCAGGGGCTGGTGGTGCCCGATGCCTATCGCGGCCCGTTCGAGAGCTACAGCGTCGCGCTGATGCCCGGCCTGTTCTGCCTGGCGATGATGTTCTACGCCCTCAACCCGGTCTTCCAGATCCGCCGCCGGACCTTTCCGGTGATCGCGGCGGCCCTGGTCGGGCTCGCGGTCAACGGGGCCGGCCTCCTGCTCCTGCCCGACCGGATGGGCGGGATGGGCGTCGCCCTGGCCCAGACGCTGGGCCTCGCCGCCGCCGCGCTCTGGCTCGGCTGGCGGGCGCTGACCGGCCCGGAGCGGATCGTGCTGCCCTGGGGCCAGATCGGTGCGGCGACCCTCGCCTGCGGGGCGATGGGCCTGGCGCTCGCGCCGTTCCGGCACCTGCCGCCCGCCGCCGCCCTGGCGGTTCTGGTCCCGGCCGGGGCGGTCCTGTACGGGGCGCTGGTCTGGATCTTCGACATCGCCGGCCTGCGCCGGCAGGTCGCGTCGCGCCTGCGCCCGGACCGGACGATCGCGGCGGAGTAG